One region of Paenibacillus polymyxa M1 genomic DNA includes:
- a CDS encoding adenylate kinase has translation MDSVKYAIVFLPLFLLYLLLKGGALAVGLLYRLIYSISTLRAGQSDDLLAVQHAKRIIVIGSPGSGKTFLAKRLSMWIHLPYTSLDDLYWGPEWKRSTDKQFHKQLGEVLQREEWIIEGNYHECYFTERLQRSDTIIVMDVSTIEAISGVITRSLNRFLFSKELPTGIEREAVRIWDISPRFVRFVLGFRRRIRPKIWPLILQYGNERNLIILKSKYCSCPWMSPDRQLSP, from the coding sequence ATGGACAGTGTGAAATACGCTATTGTTTTTCTACCGCTGTTCCTACTTTATTTGCTTTTAAAGGGAGGGGCTTTGGCAGTAGGTTTACTATATCGACTGATCTATTCCATTTCGACCTTACGTGCAGGACAAAGTGACGATCTTCTCGCTGTGCAGCATGCTAAGCGTATTATCGTAATCGGCTCACCGGGGAGCGGTAAGACTTTTTTGGCCAAACGTCTATCGATGTGGATTCATTTGCCGTATACCTCGTTGGATGATTTGTATTGGGGGCCAGAGTGGAAGCGGAGTACGGACAAGCAATTTCACAAACAGCTGGGAGAAGTCCTGCAAAGGGAAGAATGGATTATCGAAGGGAATTATCATGAGTGTTATTTTACCGAGCGACTCCAGCGTTCCGATACAATCATCGTGATGGATGTCAGCACGATTGAGGCAATATCAGGTGTTATCACACGTTCGCTTAACCGTTTTTTATTTTCCAAGGAGTTACCCACAGGAATAGAGCGGGAAGCTGTTCGTATTTGGGATATTTCACCTCGGTTTGTCCGCTTTGTTCTGGGTTTTCGCAGGCGTATCCGTCCTAAAATCTGGCCGCTCATTTTGCAATATGGTAATGAACGGAATTTGATTATCCTAAAATCTAAATATTGTTCATGTCCCTGGATGAGCCCAGATAGACAATTATCTCCTTGA
- a CDS encoding YebC/PmpR family DNA-binding transcriptional regulator yields MGRKWNNIKEKKASKDANTSRIYAKFGVEIYVAAKQGEPDPESNRVLRVVLERAKTYNVPKAIIDRAIEKAKGAGDENYVELRYEGFGPNGSMVIVDALTNNVNRTASDVRSAFTKNGGSLGVSGSVAYMFDSTAVIGLVGKTADEVLELLMEADVEVRDIIEEDEAVIVYAEPDQFHAVQEAFKQAGVTEFTVAELTMLAQNDITLPEDAQVQFDKLIDALEDLEDVQQVYHNVDSEE; encoded by the coding sequence ATGGGACGTAAGTGGAATAACATTAAAGAAAAGAAGGCATCCAAGGATGCTAATACGAGTCGTATATATGCTAAATTTGGCGTGGAAATTTATGTGGCAGCCAAACAGGGCGAGCCTGATCCTGAATCCAATCGGGTACTAAGAGTCGTGTTAGAACGTGCAAAAACGTACAATGTACCGAAAGCGATCATTGACCGTGCTATTGAAAAAGCAAAAGGTGCTGGCGATGAAAACTACGTAGAGCTTCGTTATGAAGGTTTCGGACCGAACGGCTCCATGGTCATTGTAGATGCACTGACTAATAACGTAAACCGTACAGCATCGGATGTGCGTTCTGCATTTACTAAAAATGGCGGTAGCTTGGGCGTGAGCGGATCTGTAGCCTACATGTTTGATTCCACGGCAGTTATTGGTCTGGTGGGTAAAACCGCAGATGAAGTGCTGGAGCTGCTGATGGAGGCAGATGTCGAGGTTCGTGACATCATTGAAGAAGATGAAGCCGTCATCGTATATGCAGAGCCTGATCAATTCCATGCTGTTCAGGAAGCTTTCAAGCAGGCAGGAGTAACTGAGTTTACTGTGGCTGAGCTCACCATGCTTGCCCAAAATGATATTACTCTTCCGGAAGATGCACAGGTTCAATTTGATAAATTGATTGATGCATTAGAGGACTTGGAAGATGTTCAGCAGGTGTACCACAACGTAGACTCTGAGGAATAA
- a CDS encoding glycoside hydrolase family 1 protein, which produces MSTQFPKDFLWGGAVAANQLEGAYQEDGKGWSIQDVTPRGGWGPVTDVPTEDNMKLIGIDFYHHYKEDIKLFAEMGFKVFRTSIAWSRIFPNGDELEPNEKGLQFYDDLFDELHKYGIEPLVTLSHYETPLHLSREYDGWVNRKLVDFYERYATTVFNRYKDKVKYWLTFNEINSILEAPFMSGGISTPKDQLSEQDLYQAIHHELVASARAVKIGHQINPDFKIGCMVLSMPTYPLTPNPDDVIAAMEFDHRNMAFADIHARGQYPGYMKRFFKENGISIHFEPGDAEDLKHTVDFISFSYYMSTCETADEAKKVKGEGNILGGVSNPHLEASEWGWQIDPQGLRYVLNTFYDRFQKPLFIVENGLGAVDELITNEKGEKTVEDDYRINYLNDHLVQVGEAIEDGVEVLGYTSWGCIDLVSASTAQLKKRYGYIYVDRHDDGSGTLERYRKKSFHWYKEVIATNGESLKR; this is translated from the coding sequence ATGAGTACACAGTTTCCAAAAGATTTCCTGTGGGGCGGAGCAGTTGCTGCTAATCAGCTCGAAGGCGCTTATCAAGAAGACGGAAAAGGCTGGTCCATTCAGGATGTAACTCCTCGTGGTGGTTGGGGGCCGGTTACGGATGTACCAACAGAAGATAATATGAAGTTGATCGGTATTGATTTTTACCATCATTATAAAGAAGATATCAAACTTTTTGCGGAAATGGGCTTTAAAGTGTTCCGTACTTCCATTGCTTGGTCACGTATTTTCCCTAATGGTGACGAACTTGAGCCTAATGAAAAAGGCTTGCAATTTTATGATGATTTGTTTGATGAACTTCATAAATATGGTATTGAGCCACTCGTTACATTATCTCACTATGAAACACCTTTACATTTGTCCAGAGAATACGATGGTTGGGTAAACCGTAAGCTTGTTGATTTCTATGAGCGCTATGCAACAACTGTATTTAATCGCTACAAAGATAAAGTAAAATACTGGTTGACGTTCAATGAAATCAACTCCATTCTTGAAGCACCATTCATGAGTGGCGGGATTAGCACACCAAAAGATCAACTTAGTGAACAAGACCTTTATCAAGCTATTCACCATGAGCTGGTAGCGAGTGCAAGAGCAGTAAAAATCGGTCATCAGATTAATCCTGATTTCAAAATTGGTTGTATGGTACTGAGTATGCCTACTTATCCGCTGACACCTAATCCAGACGATGTGATTGCAGCAATGGAATTTGATCACAGAAACATGGCATTTGCCGATATTCATGCAAGAGGTCAGTATCCAGGTTACATGAAACGTTTCTTCAAAGAAAACGGAATCTCTATTCATTTTGAGCCAGGTGATGCTGAAGATCTGAAGCATACGGTTGATTTTATCTCGTTCAGTTATTATATGAGTACTTGTGAGACGGCTGACGAAGCTAAAAAAGTCAAAGGTGAAGGTAACATCCTCGGTGGGGTTAGCAATCCGCATCTCGAGGCAAGTGAGTGGGGCTGGCAAATTGATCCGCAAGGTCTGCGCTATGTGCTGAATACATTTTATGATCGCTTCCAAAAACCACTGTTCATCGTTGAAAATGGTCTGGGCGCTGTGGACGAGCTTATCACCAATGAAAAAGGTGAAAAAACGGTTGAAGATGACTACCGGATCAACTATCTGAATGATCATTTGGTTCAAGTTGGGGAAGCGATTGAAGATGGAGTAGAGGTTCTGGGCTATACATCTTGGGGCTGTATTGATCTTGTCAGCGCGTCGACTGCTCAGCTTAAAAAACGTTATGGCTACATTTACGTAGATCGTCATGATGATGGTAGCGGTACACTTGAAAGATATCGAAAGAAATCGTTCCACTGGTACAAAGAAGTTATTGCTACGAACGGTGAAAGCTTGAAGCGTTAA
- a CDS encoding nuclear transport factor 2 family protein encodes MNINPNTDDAKQQAQAVMHKFTSNLLEENMEQWISLFDDNAVFEFPYAPKHFVQVLQGKAAIYEYIKEFPSILRIQHFSSPTIHTTTDPSLFVAEFASEAQAVSTGKPYNQTYISVIKLKNGKISHYKDYWNPLVALEALES; translated from the coding sequence ATGAATATCAATCCGAATACTGACGATGCAAAACAGCAAGCACAAGCAGTCATGCATAAATTTACGAGCAACCTGTTAGAAGAAAATATGGAGCAATGGATTTCATTATTTGATGATAACGCTGTTTTCGAGTTCCCTTATGCACCTAAACATTTTGTACAAGTGCTTCAGGGTAAAGCAGCAATTTACGAGTATATTAAGGAGTTTCCTAGTATACTTCGGATTCAGCATTTCTCTTCACCAACTATCCATACGACAACGGACCCGAGTTTATTCGTGGCCGAATTCGCCTCTGAGGCGCAGGCTGTGAGCACAGGTAAACCGTATAATCAAACCTACATTTCTGTTATTAAGCTGAAGAACGGAAAAATTAGTCACTACAAAGATTATTGGAACCCTTTGGTAGCTCTAGAAGCTCTAGAATCGTGA
- a CDS encoding ribosomal protein L7/L12, translated as MATSEYVAIIALILSVILLFKVYHLQSRLNDLKSDVERLENRSGLTGTSMSNTIAPPAPHIQHADASEEINERLLLLIREGNKIKAIKELRTAKNLSLKDAKDYVDYLEKR; from the coding sequence TTGGCAACTAGCGAATATGTAGCAATCATTGCATTGATCCTCTCCGTCATACTTTTGTTCAAGGTCTATCACCTTCAATCTCGGCTTAATGACTTGAAATCCGATGTGGAGCGTCTTGAGAATCGTTCAGGACTAACGGGAACCTCGATGTCAAATACAATCGCTCCTCCTGCTCCACATATCCAACATGCAGATGCTTCTGAAGAAATCAATGAAAGGCTGCTTCTACTGATCAGGGAAGGAAATAAGATTAAAGCCATAAAAGAGTTAAGAACCGCTAAGAATCTTTCACTTAAGGATGCAAAAGATTATGTAGATTACTTGGAAAAACGCTAA
- a CDS encoding TetR/AcrR family transcriptional regulator, whose product MGRAKEFDTESVLRKAMAVFGEHGYEGTSLTILLDQLGIARQSLYDTYGTKYDLFFSAIQLYIRDKTEAVVHLLSQPGSIKDAIATIFNESVRVLTDKRLSKECFIMNSAIEQAPHHHEIKAFISENTEKLELAFYNALVRAQKEGEIHATESELLSIARFLNHARLSLTFTAKTGASTEVLRDIVRTTLSVLD is encoded by the coding sequence TTGGGAAGAGCTAAAGAATTTGATACTGAAAGTGTTCTGCGAAAAGCTATGGCTGTATTTGGAGAGCATGGCTATGAGGGAACTTCTTTGACAATTTTACTGGATCAGCTGGGTATAGCGCGGCAGAGTCTTTATGATACCTACGGAACGAAATATGATTTATTTTTTTCGGCTATTCAGCTTTATATACGTGACAAAACTGAAGCCGTAGTTCATCTGCTCAGTCAACCTGGGAGCATTAAGGATGCAATAGCGACGATTTTTAATGAATCTGTTAGAGTGTTGACGGATAAGAGACTGTCCAAGGAATGCTTTATTATGAACAGTGCTATTGAACAGGCTCCGCATCATCATGAGATCAAAGCTTTTATTTCTGAAAATACTGAAAAGCTTGAACTTGCTTTTTACAACGCCCTAGTCCGCGCCCAAAAAGAGGGGGAGATTCATGCTACAGAATCTGAGCTATTGTCAATCGCCAGATTTCTAAATCATGCCCGACTATCATTGACATTTACCGCCAAGACAGGCGCAAGCACTGAGGTGCTTAGAGATATTGTACGTACAACACTGTCGGTTTTGGATTGA
- a CDS encoding oxalate decarboxylase family bicupin — protein MHNDCSKKVRIPQPIRNDGAGGIDKGPRDVMRDLQNPDMLVPPVTDNGLIPNMRFSFSDAHMQLNQGGWSREVTVRELPIATTLAGVNMSLTPGGVRELHWHQQAEWSYMLLGSARITAVDQDGRNFIADVGPGDLWYFPPGIPHSIQGLEEGCEFLLVFDDGSFSDLNTLSISDWFAHTPKEVLSANFGIPEADFAEIPQDQVYIYQDSVPGSIQSQAVPSPYGTLPQSFKHELLAQPPIKTPGGSVRIVDSSNFPISKTIAAALVEIEPGAMREMHWHPNNDEWQYYLAGQGRMTVFGGNGAARTFDFRAGDVGYVPFAYGHYIQNTGSSTLWFLEMFKSDRFADVSLNQWMALTPKELIQSNLHVGADVISNLRKVKWPVVKYPGYSYDPKKK, from the coding sequence ATGCATAATGATTGCTCGAAAAAAGTCAGAATCCCCCAGCCCATAAGAAATGATGGCGCAGGGGGGATTGACAAGGGTCCACGTGATGTGATGAGGGATTTACAAAATCCAGATATGCTGGTTCCTCCCGTAACGGACAATGGTCTCATACCGAATATGAGGTTTTCTTTTTCAGACGCCCATATGCAGCTTAATCAGGGTGGATGGTCAAGAGAAGTTACAGTAAGGGAATTACCCATTGCCACAACTCTTGCCGGCGTGAATATGAGTTTGACACCGGGCGGTGTCCGCGAACTTCACTGGCATCAGCAGGCAGAATGGTCTTATATGCTGTTAGGTAGTGCTCGCATTACGGCAGTTGACCAAGATGGACGTAATTTTATTGCTGATGTAGGCCCTGGCGATCTCTGGTACTTTCCACCTGGCATCCCGCATTCTATACAGGGCCTTGAAGAAGGCTGTGAATTTTTGCTGGTTTTCGACGATGGCAGTTTCTCCGATCTGAACACCTTATCCATCTCGGATTGGTTCGCACACACACCTAAAGAGGTGCTCTCTGCAAATTTCGGGATTCCAGAAGCCGATTTTGCAGAGATTCCTCAAGACCAAGTCTACATCTATCAGGACTCCGTTCCCGGTTCAATTCAAAGTCAAGCGGTTCCTTCTCCCTACGGGACGTTGCCCCAATCCTTTAAGCATGAGTTACTAGCTCAGCCCCCGATCAAAACACCAGGCGGAAGCGTACGGATCGTTGACTCCTCCAATTTTCCGATTTCCAAAACCATTGCAGCTGCCCTTGTTGAGATTGAGCCTGGAGCCATGCGAGAAATGCATTGGCACCCCAATAATGACGAATGGCAATACTATCTTGCCGGGCAAGGACGGATGACTGTCTTTGGCGGTAATGGTGCAGCTCGTACATTTGATTTCAGAGCCGGGGATGTTGGATATGTGCCCTTTGCTTACGGTCATTACATTCAAAATACAGGTTCTAGCACACTATGGTTTCTTGAGATGTTTAAAAGTGACCGTTTTGCAGATGTGTCCTTAAATCAATGGATGGCTCTTACGCCTAAAGAACTGATTCAAAGTAATTTACACGTTGGCGCTGATGTGATCTCTAATTTACGAAAGGTCAAATGGCCCGTCGTCAAGTATCCTGGTTACTCTTATGACCCTAAAAAGAAATAA
- a CDS encoding spermidine synthase has protein sequence MKEIIHLDVLHKKLSNNHEITVYETTELYGEKGLFRVMQFSNAAIQGAMDLNHPQRILFEYPRAIIHLMELNDPSFEDVFVIGHGVGTIAGHFADKRFKIAELDAQVVEFSRTFFGYDQDNVVIGDGRRILEKESPDAYDYIILDAFTEQGTPLHLISWEFFKMAKEKLDAEGSLIMNLIGKSEHDHLIHAIHTTLREEFAYVTTFSLPSEGIADIQNIIMIGRDKPIRFQARQMADFHEIALGEGHILRDTDA, from the coding sequence TTGAAGGAGATTATTCACTTGGATGTCTTACATAAAAAGTTGAGCAATAACCATGAAATCACGGTATATGAAACCACGGAGCTGTATGGTGAAAAGGGATTATTTCGCGTGATGCAATTCTCCAATGCAGCCATCCAAGGTGCGATGGATTTGAATCATCCGCAACGTATTCTGTTCGAATATCCCAGAGCAATCATTCATCTCATGGAGCTGAACGACCCGTCATTTGAAGACGTGTTTGTTATCGGACATGGTGTAGGCACGATTGCGGGTCATTTTGCAGACAAACGCTTTAAGATTGCCGAGCTGGACGCACAAGTGGTAGAATTCAGCCGAACATTCTTTGGATACGACCAGGACAATGTAGTTATTGGTGATGGACGCCGCATTCTGGAGAAGGAGAGCCCGGATGCTTATGACTATATTATTTTGGACGCCTTCACGGAGCAGGGTACGCCTTTGCATTTAATATCTTGGGAATTTTTCAAAATGGCCAAAGAAAAGCTGGATGCAGAAGGCTCGCTAATTATGAATTTGATAGGCAAAAGCGAACACGATCATCTGATCCATGCCATTCACACAACGCTGCGTGAAGAATTCGCCTATGTTACCACGTTCTCCCTACCCTCGGAAGGCATTGCTGACATCCAAAATATCATTATGATAGGTCGAGACAAGCCCATTCGGTTTCAAGCACGTCAGATGGCTGACTTTCATGAGATTGCACTTGGAGAAGGCCATATTCTACGGGATACAGATGCTTAG
- a CDS encoding ROK family protein, which yields MATCGNILNELLQTGEVLEMELEESNGGRPARRYKYNADYSYIICLTVKTEGGVDSLTYAVANMLGDIIAENTSVVPHIDYEVIDHQIEELINNYENVKAIGIGIPGVVHQGVIDVCDLDLLIGVPVGPRLQDKYGVEVTIENDMHLTVYGFYNMQNYDEDKTFAIVTFPKDNFPGAGFIVDGHLLKGNTKFAGEVSFLPFGITREEQLKQLNSTQEFVFLAIKTITSIIAIIDPVSIALTGELSKPALLDDIYNGCLKDVPKEHMPEIFVKNDTHDEYMYGLISVTLESLTYNLQLVEKRK from the coding sequence GTGGCAACCTGCGGAAATATTCTAAATGAGCTTCTTCAAACCGGAGAAGTATTAGAGATGGAATTGGAAGAATCGAACGGTGGGCGTCCGGCTAGACGTTACAAATATAACGCTGATTATTCCTATATTATTTGTTTAACTGTGAAAACGGAAGGCGGAGTAGATTCTCTTACTTATGCTGTTGCCAATATGCTTGGCGATATTATTGCAGAGAACACATCCGTTGTGCCTCATATTGATTATGAAGTAATAGATCACCAAATTGAAGAGCTGATTAACAACTACGAAAACGTTAAAGCGATTGGTATTGGCATCCCGGGGGTTGTTCATCAAGGGGTTATTGATGTCTGCGATCTTGATCTGCTGATAGGAGTCCCTGTAGGACCACGCCTTCAAGATAAATACGGGGTAGAAGTCACCATTGAAAATGATATGCATCTGACCGTCTATGGATTTTATAACATGCAAAATTATGATGAGGACAAAACCTTCGCTATTGTTACGTTTCCCAAGGATAATTTTCCGGGAGCGGGTTTTATTGTCGATGGACATTTGTTAAAAGGAAATACCAAATTTGCCGGGGAAGTTTCCTTTTTACCCTTTGGCATAACGAGAGAGGAACAGCTTAAACAGTTAAATAGCACACAGGAATTTGTTTTTTTGGCGATCAAAACGATAACATCCATTATTGCGATTATAGACCCTGTATCGATCGCTTTGACAGGAGAGTTATCTAAGCCAGCACTGCTGGATGATATTTATAACGGCTGTCTAAAGGATGTACCCAAAGAACATATGCCTGAGATTTTTGTGAAAAACGATACGCACGATGAATACATGTATGGGTTGATTTCAGTTACCCTTGAAAGCCTGACCTACAATTTGCAATTGGTGGAAAAAAGAAAATAG
- a CDS encoding proline--tRNA ligase: MRQSQLLLTTLREAPAEAEVISHQLMLRAGFIRQLAAGMYTYMPLGRRVLRKVEQIVRDEMDRAGAGELLMPVLQPTELWQESGRYDVYGPELMRLQDRHDREFALGPTHEEVITSLIRNEVNSYRKLPVTLYQIQTKFRDERRPRFGLLRSREFLMKDAYSFDANWAGLDHTYWTMFQAYQRIFTRCSLNFRAVEADAGAIGGEGETHEFMALAEIGEDTIVACTCCDYAANLEKAEPRTTGSVGISSVSNEDEHDSHPSIDTDKMEKLYTPGLRTINQLVETLHIEPKEIIKTLIYMADDQPIAVVVRGDHEINEVKVKQILGNEKFEIANADAVTKATGTPPGFIGPCGLTIPVWVDYAVVQMSSGFAGANEQDYHYRHVNPRRDLDLRHVADLRNVIEGDRCSRCDEGKLELHRGIEIGHVFKLGTKYSEKLGATFLDASGTDQVMIMGCYGIGVSRILSAIVEQNHDQNGMIWPHALAPFQVHIIPISVKDRLQMQIAEDLYSQLQDRGVEVLLDDREERPGVKFKDSDLVGIPARIVVGKDAEHGKVEFVERRSSHKESIHIHDVERRILNLIQH; this comes from the coding sequence ATGCGCCAAAGCCAATTATTATTGACAACCTTACGTGAAGCACCTGCAGAGGCCGAAGTGATCAGCCATCAGCTGATGCTGCGGGCAGGATTTATCCGCCAATTGGCGGCTGGAATGTATACCTATATGCCACTGGGCAGACGGGTGCTCAGAAAAGTGGAACAAATTGTACGAGATGAGATGGATCGTGCAGGGGCTGGAGAGTTGTTAATGCCTGTATTACAGCCAACGGAGCTGTGGCAAGAATCGGGGAGATACGATGTGTACGGTCCTGAGCTGATGCGTCTGCAAGATCGGCATGATCGGGAGTTCGCATTAGGTCCTACACATGAAGAGGTCATTACGTCTTTAATACGAAATGAGGTGAATTCCTATCGGAAATTGCCAGTAACACTGTACCAAATTCAAACCAAGTTTCGGGATGAACGACGTCCTCGGTTTGGTCTGCTTCGCAGCAGAGAATTTTTGATGAAGGATGCCTATTCGTTTGATGCCAATTGGGCAGGACTAGATCACACTTATTGGACGATGTTCCAGGCCTACCAACGTATTTTCACCCGCTGCAGTCTGAATTTTCGCGCAGTCGAAGCAGATGCAGGCGCTATTGGTGGTGAGGGTGAAACTCATGAATTTATGGCACTGGCTGAGATTGGAGAGGATACCATTGTGGCATGTACCTGCTGTGATTATGCTGCCAATCTTGAAAAGGCGGAGCCACGGACGACGGGGAGCGTAGGAATATCTTCTGTCTCCAATGAAGATGAACATGACAGCCATCCTTCAATTGATACAGATAAAATGGAAAAACTGTACACTCCAGGTTTGCGAACCATAAATCAACTCGTTGAAACGCTTCACATAGAGCCGAAGGAAATCATCAAAACACTGATTTATATGGCTGACGATCAGCCAATTGCGGTAGTTGTCAGAGGAGATCATGAGATCAACGAAGTAAAAGTTAAACAAATTTTAGGTAATGAAAAATTCGAAATAGCAAATGCAGATGCCGTCACAAAGGCGACTGGAACCCCACCCGGGTTCATAGGTCCATGCGGCTTAACAATCCCTGTGTGGGTCGATTACGCCGTTGTCCAAATGTCCAGCGGTTTTGCAGGCGCGAACGAGCAGGACTACCATTATCGGCATGTGAATCCAAGACGCGATCTAGATCTTCGCCATGTGGCTGACTTGCGCAATGTTATAGAAGGGGATAGATGTTCTCGGTGTGACGAAGGGAAATTGGAACTTCATCGAGGAATTGAGATTGGACACGTATTCAAACTGGGCACCAAGTACAGTGAAAAGCTGGGGGCGACTTTTCTGGATGCGTCCGGAACTGATCAAGTGATGATTATGGGCTGTTATGGTATTGGTGTTTCCCGAATCCTGTCCGCCATTGTAGAGCAAAATCATGATCAGAACGGAATGATATGGCCGCATGCGCTCGCTCCGTTTCAGGTTCATATCATTCCGATTTCTGTGAAAGACAGGCTTCAGATGCAAATAGCTGAGGACTTATACAGCCAACTGCAGGATCGCGGTGTGGAGGTGTTGCTAGATGATCGTGAGGAACGCCCAGGGGTTAAATTTAAAGATTCGGATTTAGTAGGTATTCCCGCGCGTATCGTCGTTGGTAAAGATGCTGAACACGGAAAAGTAGAGTTCGTAGAGCGAAGAAGCAGCCACAAAGAGTCGATTCATATCCATGATGTAGAGAGACGGATACTGAACCTCATTCAACACTAA
- the ybaK gene encoding Cys-tRNA(Pro) deacylase encodes MSVSKTNAMRILDGQHIHYNILSYDHQDGKIDGMNVAEKIQRAPESVFKTLVAHSKQSLFVFVIPVHKELDLKKAAKSAGEKKIEMLPVKDLQKHTGYIRGGCSPIGMKKIYPTYIDQPAFELETIVVSAGKIGTQVELSPHDLAQIIQAQFTDLTHTA; translated from the coding sequence ATGAGTGTGAGTAAAACAAACGCTATGCGTATATTGGACGGGCAACACATCCACTACAATATTTTGAGTTATGACCACCAAGACGGAAAAATAGACGGTATGAACGTAGCCGAAAAGATTCAAAGAGCACCGGAATCTGTTTTTAAAACTTTGGTTGCACATAGCAAACAAAGTCTGTTTGTTTTTGTCATTCCTGTACATAAAGAGCTCGATCTCAAAAAGGCTGCCAAATCTGCGGGAGAGAAGAAAATTGAAATGCTTCCAGTTAAGGATCTGCAAAAGCATACGGGATATATTCGCGGCGGCTGCTCTCCCATAGGGATGAAAAAGATCTATCCCACTTATATCGACCAGCCTGCATTTGAGCTGGAAACGATCGTCGTGAGCGCTGGGAAAATTGGAACCCAAGTGGAGCTGAGTCCGCATGATTTAGCCCAAATCATCCAAGCACAGTTTACAGATCTAACGCACACGGCATAA
- a CDS encoding NmrA family NAD(P)-binding protein, translated as MKDRNIALITGANGKTGSRVAARLMQLQYPVRLAGRTKPGNSEGADYVFFDWYDESTHAQALMNVGKIYLVVPVLDVNPAKVMIPFIEKALSAGVQRFVLLGSASVPEDGPVFGPVHQALRRLAPEWAVLQPSYFMENFTEGQHVGTIKNNKAIYSATRNGRIGFVSADDIAEVGVRALIDDKPHNTAHVITGPQSLTYDEVAELIGKSTVQPIQHISLSDEELKAGMVHAGMPEEYADMLAGLDRRIRENGSEDQVTDTVKLVTGRCPVSFEQFVLSHGNSWKTS; from the coding sequence ATGAAAGACAGAAATATAGCGTTGATTACAGGAGCAAACGGCAAAACAGGCAGCCGTGTAGCTGCCAGACTTATGCAACTTCAGTATCCGGTACGTTTGGCAGGGCGTACTAAACCTGGCAATTCGGAAGGGGCGGATTATGTATTTTTTGATTGGTATGATGAATCAACACATGCACAGGCGCTGATGAATGTAGGTAAAATTTATTTGGTAGTACCTGTGCTGGACGTCAATCCCGCCAAAGTGATGATTCCTTTTATTGAAAAAGCCTTGAGTGCCGGAGTGCAAAGATTTGTGCTGTTAGGGAGCGCATCTGTGCCTGAGGACGGACCAGTATTTGGACCTGTGCATCAAGCACTTCGTAGATTAGCTCCAGAGTGGGCTGTACTGCAGCCATCCTACTTTATGGAGAATTTCACAGAAGGCCAGCATGTGGGCACGATCAAAAACAACAAGGCCATTTATAGTGCAACCCGAAACGGGAGAATAGGCTTCGTAAGTGCAGATGACATTGCAGAAGTGGGAGTGAGGGCTCTTATTGACGATAAACCACACAACACGGCTCATGTCATCACTGGACCTCAATCACTAACATATGACGAAGTGGCTGAACTGATCGGGAAATCAACAGTCCAACCGATCCAGCATATCTCGTTGTCTGATGAAGAGTTGAAAGCGGGCATGGTTCACGCTGGAATGCCTGAGGAATATGCAGATATGCTGGCAGGATTAGATAGAAGGATACGTGAAAATGGAAGTGAAGACCAAGTGACCGATACCGTTAAGCTTGTCACTGGGCGCTGTCCGGTCTCATTTGAGCAGTTTGTTCTGAGCCACGGAAACAGCTGGAAGACATCATGA